The Castor canadensis chromosome X, mCasCan1.hap1v2, whole genome shotgun sequence genome includes a region encoding these proteins:
- the LOC141419915 gene encoding mitochondrial import inner membrane translocase subunit Tim9: MAAQIPESDQIKQFKEFLGTYNKLTETCFLDCVKDFTTREVKPEEITCSEHCLQKYLKMTQRISMRFQEYHIQQNEALAAKAGLLGQPR; this comes from the coding sequence ATGGCTGCGCAAATACCAGAATCTGATCAGATAAAACAGTTTAAGGAATTCCTTGGAACCTACAACAAACTTACCGAAACCTGCTTTTTGGATTGTGTTAAAGACTTCACAACAAGAGAAGTAAAACCTGAAGAGATCACCTGTTCAGAACATTGCCTACAGAAGTACttaaaaatgacacaaagaaTATCAATGAGATTTCAGGAATATCATATTCAGCAGAATGAAGCCCTGGCAGCCAAAGCAGGACTCCTTGGCCAACCACGATAG